A region of the Nerophis lumbriciformis linkage group LG13, RoL_Nlum_v2.1, whole genome shotgun sequence genome:
caatgtgcaaatgtgaggagactttcaacttgtgacgtcacgctacttccggtacaggcaaggcttttttttatcagcgaccaaaagttgcaaactttatcgtcgatgttctctactaaatcctttcagcaaaaatatggcaatatcgcgaaatgatcaagtatgacacatagaatggatctgctatccccgtttcaataaaaaaaacacatttcagtaggcctttaagtgttgtacgtgtatacaaatgttttaaattacatttttctctaagtttatattcctcctcttctgttgagaattgttgtacattcttgggtagcaggttatagtttgctttgtgtatcattttagctgtttgcaaattcactatgtggtggaatttcagtatttgtgattcaataaataaagtgtttgtatgttgtctatatccaacatgatgtattattataactgatcttttatgtaacacagttaatgaatgaagtgtacttttgtagttatttcccatatttctacacaataagtcagatatgtaacactagtgagcagtagagaatatgaagtcatttttggcctagaacatattttgctttattcattattgacgtgtttcttgctactttatgttgtatattttttacatgagatttccagttcaatttatcatcaattattatacctagacatgtggtttcatttactctttcaatttcaatgaacacttagtgtctaacaatctctgtgaaccttttcaatccggtttcagggcaaatcactctacggagacagccctcgcaaaaatgactaatgatctactgctaacgatggattctgatgcgtcatctatgttgctgcttcttgatcttagcgctgctttcgatactgtcgatcataatattttattagagcgtatcaaaacacgtattggtatgtcagacttagctttgtcgtggtttaactcttatcttactgacaggatgcaatgagtctcccataataatgtgacctcggactaagTAACATGCGGAGTTCCTCAAagtttggttcttggccctgcactctttagtatttacatgctgccgctaggcgacatcatacgcaaatacggtgttagctttcattgttatgctgatgacagccaactctacatgcccctaaagctgaccaacacgccggattgtagtcagctggaggcgtgtcttaatgaaattaaacaatggatgtccgctaacttcttgcaactcaacgccaagaaaacggaaatgctgattatcggtcctgctaaacaccgacatttatttaataataccaccttaacatttgacaaccaaacaattacacaaggcgactcagtaaagaatctgggtattatcttccacccaactctctcctttgaatcacacattaagagtgttactaaaacaactctctcctttgagtcacacattaagagtgttactaaaacggccttctttcatctccgtaatatcgctaaaattcgttctattttatccactagcgacgctgagatcattattcatgcgttcgttacgtctcgtctcgactactgtaacgtattattttcgggtctccctatgtctagcattaaaagactacaattggtacaaaatgcggctgctagacttttgacaagaacaagaaagtttgatcatattacgcctatactgtatatacctttatatacatatatacatatatatatacctatactggctcacctgcactggcttcctgtgcacttaagatgtgactttaaggttttactacttacgtataaaatactacacggtctagctccgtcctatcttgtcgattgcattgtaccatatgtcccggcaagaaatctgcgttcaaagaactccggcttattagtgattcccagagcccaaaaaaagtctgcgggctatagagcgttttctattggggctccagtactatggaatgccctcccggtaacaattagagatgctacctcagtagaagcatttaagtcccatcttaaaactcatttgtatactctagcctttaaatagcccccctgttagaccagttgatctgccgtttcttttcttttcttttctcctctgctcccctattccttgtggagggggggggggggacaggtccggtggccatggatgaagtgctggctgtccaaagtcgggacccggggtggaccgctcgcctgtgcatcggctgggaacatctctgcgctgctgacccgtctccgctcgggatggtgtcctgctggccccactatggactggactcttactattatgttggatccactatggactggactctcacaatattatgtcagacccactcgacatccattgctttcggtctcccctagagggggggggttacccacatatgcggtcctctccaaggtttctcatagtcattcacatcgacgtcccactggggtgagtttttccttgcccttatgtgggctttgtaccgaggatgtcgttgtggcttgtgcagccctttgagacacttgtaatttagggctatataaataaacattgattgataaacattgattgaatttctattccgtctatttgtatttgtgtctgactttctcttctcctgttaccaaatagcattattttacttttactgagattcaaagattgtcaaagcatctttttaatgtgttcatttcttctgttattatttgtattatcttctgtgtgttctctcctgaacaaaacactgttgtatcatctgcaaataatactaactttaaatcttttgtaactttacaaatgtcatttatatagagattgaataattgaggtcctagtattgatccctgaggtacaccacaggatgtATTGagtgttgtagaagtgtgttggcctagcttcacgtattgtttcctgttggttaaataacttcttatccagtttaagaccaaccctctgatgccatatccttctagttttttgatgaaaatattgtgattaattgtgtcaaatgctttagttggatccaacaacactgctgctgcacattttttactatctattgcattgctcatttcttctgtcatttcaattaaagccatcaaagttgaaatattagctgtgtatccatattgcttctcttctagtattctatgtttgtttgtgaactctctaatctgttattggagactttttcaatgattttagaaaactgtggaagtaaagaaacaggtctctctctctctctctctctctctcgctctctctctctatatatatatatatatgtatgtgtgggaaaaaaaatcacaagactatttcatctctacaggcctgtttatgagggggggttccctcaattatcaggagattttaatgggagcattcacatggtttatatagggcacagagtgggtgggtacaggctggcgtaggggcgtggtgattggctcatgtgttactacctaggaggtgtttccgtctgtggcggcatgctgttacaatttcgctgcgcttgttgagggatgacaggtctggacggtaaataataaacagtttctctttcaagcataggttgcatcttttattaccactattgtaaggtgtgctggatgcaagaatttgccatgttattgaatattcaacattattgtctttgaggtcccaaatgtgtttgctgagttctgtggtattccgcaggttttggttcctgaaagaagccttgtgattgttccatctggttttgaattctccctcggttaatcctacatatgtgtcggatgtgttaatgtccttgcgtgttaccttagattggtagacaactgatgtttgtaagcaccccccgttgagagggcaatcaggtttctttcgacagttacagcctttgttggttttggagtcgctctgtccgggggccgacggctcatttgcaattgttttgttgtggtttgagatgatttgtcgtatattgttcatacagctgtagctcaatttaatgttgttcttgttgaatacttttcttagggtgttgtctttgggaaagtgtttgtcaatcagattgaggaatttgtgtccaatgttagttgagacgtttttgctgtatggggggttgtaccagatgatgtcgtttcgttctctgttcttttttggctggtttcctggcgcgggttcataggtgagggtgaaattgtatccgctttcatcaagggctttttggtacggggggggggttgcttggtcaaattcagctttgctagatgacagcatcgatagccttttattaattccggtaggtattcttttcgtggtggtgggtgggtggttgctgtcatggtgcacgtattggagtgttgtgttgggtttcgtgaatggttggtagctgttatttctcaggttgaaagtgacgtcaaggaagttgacggtttgcttgttggcttcaatcgtgatccgtaggccgttctctttgaaaatttggcatatgcgcttcttggtattctcgctgctccttggcgaggcgcgacacactgccagtccgtcatcacggtaaataccaaggttcagattgaggctagtgagctgggagaggaggaaactcccaacgagttcacacgtttctgctccgtcaaaacttcccatagtgacgtcaaatgttgcattgttctttttttgccatggtgtactgttgtggatgagaatggagttttttgcgtggatgatgatgtttctttcgttgcctgtgattgagtcgtagtctgaggcgaagtctagtgcttgagtcagtaggtcttgcgtgatggaagggtaaaattcttcgatatcaaaggagataaagttgtgctgttgtttgtcttggatgttgttgaaccatttgattactgctgctgtatttctccattggttgagtggtgttttgtccttgatttttgtgttgactctgtccaggattattttgctgatttttcctatttcagatttagttgggtttattagtcggcatgttgggttatttgcgaagttgggtttgtggtccttcaatgtgatgaaggcttccttgttggctgtggcgtccaccctgtcctcaatgtccagttcagccgcgatccttttattttccaggtggatgttctgtaaggtgttgggttgtgcttttttgtatgatttggtgatgcttctgtccagtaaggtgtgatgttctggtatgtccattctgtagaagtttgtggttttatcggcagctatgatgaggttgtttactttcttgatgcgctccttgtcatttttcagcttggtgaggagtgggttgcggattggcttgaatttgactgattgtatcattttgagcatgtcgttctcaaaatcctttagttcctcaactgtgggtgggttcttggtagatttgaatccgtaagttttcttttgcgttccttttgtttcagggtggaggaaaaaatgtgctttccaccgcatccttcttaggaagtgttccgtcttttctatgagccttagcttgtagtcattctgcgcgggtatgggaatgttcttcgtggagtagtcgatgttgaatttttccatttctgatcgtcgtacagtgctcaacaaatgtcaatttggagcggagtatatgtcttaataaggttatccaaaaaatagtgctcgataccgtagtagagcgcaatatatgtatgtgtgggaacaaaaatcacaagactatttcatctctacaggcctgtttcatgaggggttccctcaatcatcaggagattttaatgggagcattcgcataccatggtttatatagggcacagagtgggtgggtacaggctggcctaggggcgtggtgattggctcatgtgttacctaggaggtgtttccgtctgtggcggcatgctgttacaatttcgctgcgcttgttgagggatgacaggtctggacggtaaataataaacagtttctctttcaagcataggttgcatcttttattaccactattgtaaggtgtgctggatgcaagaatttgccatgttattgaatattcaacattattgtctttgaggtcccaaatgtgtttgctgagttctgtggtattccgcaggttttggttcctgaaaaaagccttgtgattgttccatctggttttgaattctccctcggttaatcctacatatgtgtcggatgtgttaatgtccttgcgtgtgtatatatatatatatatatatatatatatatatatatatatatatatatatatatatatatatttgatgtggcaagctacttttgcagtgtagcttgtagtgtagcgtgctacaattgtctgaggatagcttagctccatttaattgagagtaacttgtagcttagcttactacattgtccaggtagcttgcccatcactgtctatttggcctagctcacatgtcaatagtttgaatactgcaaacttcaatacagtaacacctcatttgttctgcagacgtccagcgggtgtcagcagaGAGTCATGAAGAGATTCCCTCCAAGCAGCAGGAGTGGAgctccagtgtgggacagaaggagctggaGCCCccacacattaaagaggaagaggaggaactgtgGGAGCAGCTTCAAAGGTTGGTGGAGGCTAACgaagaagatgaagctcagtccttacagcttcatcacagtcaaagtgaggagaacagaggggcggagcttgtaagtcaacacatcacagaagctgatggagagcattgtgaagatatcaagtcagaaccagacagcatctttgctccactgtcagacatggaccacatgatgtcacactcttctgatcacagtgaccacatccaaaaacctttggagagtaaaaatgactctaaaggtgatacgagacatcacactaacaacaaacactttgactgctctgaatgtgggaaatcatttagatggcagagtcattttacagtacacatgagaatacatactggagagaaaccttttacttgctctgtttgtaagaagagtttctacacaaagcaaagcatgaccacacacatgagaacacacactggagagaaaccttttacttgctccgtttgtaagaagagtttctccagaaaggaacacatgaccacacacatgagaacacacactggagagaaaccttttgcttgctcagcttgtgctaaaagattcaacaataagaatgacatgatattacacatgagaacacacacaggtgagaaaccttttacttgctctgtttgtaagaagagttactccagaaaggaacaagtgaccacacacatgagaacccacagtggagagaaaccttttacttgctctgtttgtaagaagagtttctacagcaagcaaatcatgaccacacacatgaggaggacacacactggagagaaacattttgcttgctcagcttgtgctaaaagattcaacactaagaaggaaatgatattacacatgagaatacacacaggtgagaaaccctttacttgctctgtttgtaagaagagtttctctagaaagcaacacatgaccagacacatgagaacacacactggagagaaacctttttcttgctcagcttgtgctaaaagattcaacactaggaatgacatgatattacacatgagaacacacacaggtgagaaaccctttacttgctctgtttgtaagaagggtttctccagaaaggaacacatgaccacacacatgagaacacacactggagagaaaccttttacgtgctctgtttgtaagaagagtttctacaGAAAGCAAAGCATGAccgtacacatgagaacacacactggagaaaaaccttttgcttgctcagcttgtgctaaaagattcaacactaagaatggcatgatattacacatgagaacacacactggagagaaaccttttacttgctcagtgttagaataattatgtatatattatcacactaactttagtatccttaaagtctgttgctttagttattgtgctcaagttagacttttctattcgtgcaaggacaaaaacttcttgtctgaggggtggcctcagccacagatgttatctttgttttagcccgctaacagccaaggacttcaaggacctcaacgaagataagacgattgcacgcagacgaagcagagactttaaggacctcaacgaagataagatgacatcacgcagacgaagcggagacaa
Encoded here:
- the LOC133613922 gene encoding uncharacterized protein; the encoded protein is MPRQCVVGGCNNTNRDGFKLHQWPKDAKVARNWTKFVQNTRLWGKPTKWSVVCSAHFTDESYATTEMARMCGYPATLKADAFPTIKSKKSAARPPLNLPECVSNSGTKDLGSTASNGGSLFPQTSELNPLDVLAHTVPYATEDDQEKNIDPSFPGLLTSTPKLDRSAFRKRERMSVLQDMFSNSYGHSLFSEEDDYQTLSRADIGVQTYPDVKSKDIHQLIGHQEECLHHLQGDSFTSEDPQPSHMKEEEEGECPVGQEEDDVSKFPLTVVSVKTEEHEDKAPESSQLHHSPNVQRVSAESHEEIPSKQQEWSSSVGQKELEPPHIKEEEEELWEQLQRLVEANEEDEAQSLQLHHSQSEENRGAELVSQHITEADGEHCEDIKSEPDSIFAPLSDMDHMMSHSSDHSDHIQKPLESKNDSKGDTRHHTNNKHFDCSECGKSFRWQSHFTVHMRIHTGEKPFTCSVCKKSFYTKQSMTTHMRTHTGEKPFTCSVCKKSFSRKEHMTTHMRTHTGEKPFACSACAKRFNNKNDMILHMRTHTGEKPFTCSVCKKSYSRKEQVTTHMRTHSGEKPFTCSVCKKSFYSKQIMTTHMRRTHTGEKHFACSACAKRFNTKKEMILHMRIHTGEKPFTCSVCKKSFSRKQHMTRHMRTHTGEKPFSCSACAKRFNTRNDMILHMRTHTGEKPFTCSVCKKGFSRKEHMTTHMRTHTGEKPFTCSVCKKSFYRKQSMTVHMRTHTGEKPFACSACAKRFNTKNGMILHMRTHTGEKPFTCSVLE